From the genome of Roseiconus lacunae, one region includes:
- a CDS encoding transposase, translating into HEIWQAETKADAEKAFDAFCEKYQAKYSQACACLKKDRSVLLTFYDFPAEHWSHLRTTNPIKSTFATIRLRHRKTKGNGSRRASLAMMFKLAESASKKWRRLNSHEKIIHVIEGRSFKDGILQEEIAA; encoded by the coding sequence CATGAGATCTGGCAAGCAGAGACCAAGGCCGATGCCGAGAAAGCGTTCGACGCGTTCTGCGAAAAATACCAAGCGAAGTACTCCCAGGCATGTGCCTGCCTGAAAAAGGATCGGTCGGTGCTTCTAACGTTTTACGACTTTCCGGCCGAACACTGGAGCCATCTGAGGACAACGAATCCGATTAAATCCACATTCGCGACGATCCGCCTTCGTCATCGCAAGACAAAAGGTAACGGGTCGCGCCGAGCGAGCTTAGCGATGATGTTCAAGCTTGCTGAATCAGCATCGAAGAAATGGAGACGACTAAACAGCCACGAAAAGATCATTCACGTCATCGAAGGACGGTCCTTCAAAGACGGAATCCTGCAGGAAGAAATCGCCGCCTGA
- a CDS encoding carbon-nitrogen hydrolase family protein — protein MKIAVAQSRPIVGPVEGNIAGHQSLIDLAVRNNVRLIVFPELSLTGYEPPLAASHARSHEDTCFASLRSTAVQHGIYIAVGVPTLGHRLPCISTLVFEPNSELRVYSKQHLHPDEEPFFEPGPESDAVIHTNPTIALAICYELSVPTHSQRAIESGATV, from the coding sequence ATGAAGATCGCTGTCGCTCAATCACGGCCAATCGTCGGTCCGGTTGAAGGCAATATCGCTGGTCATCAGTCCCTGATCGATCTAGCCGTGCGAAACAACGTTCGCCTCATCGTCTTTCCGGAACTCTCTCTGACCGGCTACGAACCACCATTGGCGGCATCGCACGCAAGGTCCCATGAAGACACTTGCTTCGCCAGTTTACGGTCAACTGCGGTGCAACACGGCATATATATCGCTGTGGGCGTTCCCACGCTTGGTCATCGTCTACCGTGTATATCAACGCTGGTGTTTGAACCTAATTCGGAATTGCGGGTCTATTCAAAACAGCACCTGCACCCGGACGAAGAGCCATTCTTTGAGCCTGGTCCAGAATCCGATGCCGTAATACACACGAACCCCACCATTGCCTTGGCAATCTGCTACGAACTGTCTGTTCCGACGCACTCGCAGCGAGCAATTGAATCTGGTGCGACCGTCTAA
- a CDS encoding class I SAM-dependent methyltransferase, whose translation MTFRTSQSQSRERYLAMCNAGEASKYDTWIDAMDRADHDACVADLEGYVRFSGDMAVLDVGSGTGALCLALVRVPGLDITALEPSQPMIALLRAKSELSDVTTVQGFCDHSDDASLFCSGTFNLIASRLLVNNLFDPLAAFRNWNDWLRPGGCVVIMDGLFDRCDWTGDWAEFVDELPLSACRTIATVPYLLEQVGLVVEHVGMMDHTNAMPSTRTKRYMVVARKPEEEQSMHPSRAV comes from the coding sequence TTGACTTTTCGAACTTCTCAATCGCAGTCACGCGAACGCTATCTCGCAATGTGCAACGCTGGCGAAGCATCGAAGTACGATACGTGGATCGACGCAATGGACCGCGCAGATCATGATGCGTGCGTCGCAGACCTCGAAGGCTACGTGCGGTTCTCTGGAGATATGGCGGTGCTTGACGTGGGAAGCGGTACTGGCGCACTTTGCCTTGCGTTAGTCCGGGTTCCGGGACTCGATATCACAGCGCTGGAACCTTCCCAGCCAATGATCGCACTGCTTCGAGCGAAATCTGAATTGAGCGATGTCACCACCGTTCAAGGCTTTTGTGACCACTCCGATGATGCGTCACTCTTCTGTTCAGGGACATTTAACCTCATTGCGTCACGTTTGTTGGTAAACAATCTTTTCGATCCTCTTGCCGCTTTTCGGAACTGGAACGATTGGCTTCGCCCTGGCGGTTGCGTGGTCATCATGGATGGACTCTTCGATCGTTGTGATTGGACCGGTGATTGGGCCGAATTCGTTGACGAACTTCCTCTCTCTGCTTGCCGTACAATCGCGACGGTTCCATATTTGCTTGAACAAGTTGGATTGGTGGTCGAGCATGTTGGCATGATGGATCATACGAATGCAATGCCGTCAACACGAACAAAACGCTATATGGTCGTGGCGCGCAAACCGGAAGAGGAACAATCCATGCACCCGAGTCGGGCGGTTTGA
- a CDS encoding potassium channel family protein encodes MTVFTIKYVVRLYLGGLKFAGSFFGVVDLLAILPFYLSLGFNLRALRAFRLLRLIRVLRLARYNKAIARFHRALVIAKEEFILFGFTTGILLFLSAVGIYHFENEAQPEVFASVFHSLWWAIATLTTVGYGDVYAVTAGGKVFTFLVLLVGLGIVSVPAGLVASALSQAREMEDTN; translated from the coding sequence GTGACAGTCTTCACCATCAAGTACGTCGTCCGCTTGTACCTAGGAGGACTCAAGTTTGCTGGAAGTTTCTTTGGTGTCGTAGACTTGCTCGCAATTCTTCCGTTCTATCTTTCGCTAGGCTTCAACCTCCGTGCGCTTCGAGCCTTCCGTCTCCTTCGACTGATCCGAGTGCTGAGGTTGGCCCGATACAATAAAGCTATCGCAAGGTTCCATCGAGCGCTCGTTATCGCCAAAGAGGAGTTCATCCTCTTTGGATTCACTACCGGGATCTTGTTGTTCCTGTCGGCGGTTGGGATCTATCATTTTGAAAACGAAGCCCAACCGGAAGTTTTTGCTTCCGTGTTCCATTCGCTTTGGTGGGCGATTGCGACGCTGACAACCGTCGGATACGGGGACGTTTACGCAGTCACCGCCGGCGGGAAGGTGTTCACCTTTTTGGTTTTGCTCGTTGGCCTAGGGATTGTGTCGGTACCGGCAGGGCTTGTCGCGTCAGCCCTCTCGCAGGCTCGCGAGATGGAGGATACCAATTGA
- a CDS encoding DinB family protein, whose translation MSRQDSWIIETLQTLASYRRMIDGITVQLSDEELFARPAREFNSVAIILRHLGGNLQSRWTNFSTTDGEKPTRDRDQEFTDWNDDRESLMKYFDDGWSTLIKALSELDEAALEQTVTIRGEPQLVTQAILRAITHIAYHVGQIALIARLVHDGPWQWLTIAPNQSHHHNQSTWGTSASRSVFGQGENEN comes from the coding sequence ATGAGTCGTCAAGACAGTTGGATTATCGAGACCCTACAGACACTTGCGTCCTATCGCCGCATGATCGATGGGATCACCGTCCAGTTGTCTGACGAAGAGCTCTTTGCGCGGCCTGCACGCGAATTCAATTCAGTCGCCATCATCCTTCGTCACCTTGGGGGAAATCTCCAAAGCCGATGGACCAACTTTTCGACAACCGATGGTGAAAAACCAACTCGTGATCGCGATCAAGAATTCACGGACTGGAACGATGATCGCGAATCCTTGATGAAGTACTTCGACGATGGATGGTCAACGTTAATCAAGGCGCTTTCTGAACTTGATGAAGCTGCGCTTGAACAGACCGTTACGATCCGGGGTGAACCGCAGCTCGTGACACAAGCGATTCTTCGGGCAATCACGCACATTGCCTATCACGTCGGACAGATCGCACTTATCGCTCGACTTGTCCATGACGGTCCATGGCAGTGGCTGACGATCGCGCCGAACCAAAGCCACCATCACAACCAATCAACCTGGGGAACGTCAGCTAGCCGAAGCGTTTTTGGCCAAGGCGAAAACGAAAACTAG
- a CDS encoding OsmC family protein, giving the protein MNNKASAIWKGGLKDGSGTLQTTSTALQSTHYDFKTRFEGAEGTNPEELIAAAHAGCFSMALSNILGQSDLTADSIETSATVTLGKDDDGPAITKVHLVVKATVPGATEETFLECAGKAKEGCPVSKLLNAEITMDAQLT; this is encoded by the coding sequence ATGAACAATAAAGCATCAGCAATTTGGAAAGGCGGGCTGAAAGACGGATCGGGTACGTTGCAAACAACAAGCACGGCATTGCAGTCGACACATTATGACTTCAAGACCCGCTTCGAAGGCGCCGAAGGGACCAACCCGGAGGAACTAATCGCGGCGGCACACGCCGGTTGTTTTTCGATGGCTTTGTCAAATATCCTTGGCCAGTCCGATCTGACCGCCGATTCGATCGAGACATCAGCGACGGTCACGCTCGGGAAAGATGACGACGGCCCCGCGATAACAAAGGTTCATCTGGTTGTGAAAGCAACAGTCCCGGGGGCTACTGAAGAAACCTTTTTGGAATGCGCCGGCAAAGCAAAAGAGGGTTGCCCCGTTTCGAAACTGCTCAACGCAGAAATTACGATGGACGCTCAGCTAACCTAG
- a CDS encoding phosphoenolpyruvate carboxylase, whose translation MKNPTGKEGTLDHLVEQLDLVVREQVGESLADTMHRIRRLGLERRAGIPDAESRLVDEIERLTPNELRSVIRWLSLFFDLANAAEEQQRIDVLKRRDATARAEGIPRRESIAHAVVEMQQQGVTASEMQRWLDRLKIEPVFTAHPSEAKRRTTRQLLRRVRQLLAQKSGADSEAAEAELLANLTVLWQSDLMRPDRPPVMSEVSRGVYFASTLWDVVPKTYRELRTALEKAYPHHHFEIPQFLAFGTWIGGDRDGHPFVTAEVSRSTFARLRRAALEGHLAECRQLHNQVVMSDQQVPSDDGLRERIDQCVQRWSMLDERLAPVSHSETYRRFLRMLQFRLEQTLGTLQRDTQQSESEPSQDAEADTESEAAFESLAEFRSDLELLRESMLVNRGRRVVDQYLQPWIDLVDTFGFHFAALDIRQNSEVHRECLREVVAVQTGASHPPDDKALADYLRQDTVPEAIDVDALSETSREVFDTFLLLVEESSRWGMAPIGGYIISMTHSADDVLTVLSLWKTAWAQRQRDAERLPYLPIVPLFETIDDLRNAAGILQTLLSNANYQSYLGKLDQPEQMVMVGYSDSTKDGGYLTACWELHQGQEKLAAVAKENHVDLTVFHGRGGALGRGGGPAARAIRSLPQEAVNGRLRVTEQGEVLSERYDDPVIAHRHLEQIINATLLVSATPSVPPDSAWVEGMEFLSAESLSTYRKLVEHPEFLHYFDCATPIGGIENLPIGSRPARRGKRQSLGDLRAIPWTFAWTQSRHLLPAWFGIGTAVRKFVDQKDPDWSVLRSMFSSWPMFRALIDNAELALAKADMQIAKIYASLISDESSQEIWQMISSEFESSRGAILMIKENHELLTDIEWLRASVSMRNPYVDPLNLSQIHLLSQLKSGEQDEEHTSLLRLSIQGIAGGLRTTG comes from the coding sequence ATGAAGAACCCAACCGGAAAAGAAGGAACCCTCGATCACCTCGTCGAACAACTCGATTTGGTCGTCCGCGAACAGGTCGGCGAGTCGTTGGCCGACACGATGCATCGTATTCGACGACTCGGTCTCGAACGACGAGCCGGCATCCCCGACGCAGAGTCTCGCTTGGTCGATGAGATCGAACGGCTGACGCCGAATGAACTGCGGTCCGTGATCCGTTGGCTAAGCCTGTTCTTCGATCTCGCCAACGCGGCCGAAGAACAGCAGCGGATCGATGTCCTAAAACGTCGTGACGCGACCGCCCGCGCCGAAGGGATCCCACGTCGCGAATCGATCGCTCATGCCGTCGTTGAAATGCAACAACAAGGCGTGACGGCTTCCGAGATGCAACGTTGGCTAGACAGATTAAAGATTGAACCGGTCTTCACGGCGCATCCTTCGGAAGCAAAACGACGAACGACTCGGCAATTGCTGCGCCGCGTGCGACAATTACTAGCCCAAAAATCGGGTGCCGATTCAGAAGCCGCCGAAGCAGAACTGCTAGCGAATTTGACCGTACTCTGGCAAAGCGATTTGATGCGTCCGGACCGGCCGCCGGTGATGAGCGAAGTCAGCCGCGGCGTGTACTTTGCGTCGACCTTATGGGACGTCGTCCCGAAAACTTATCGTGAATTGCGAACGGCGCTCGAGAAGGCTTATCCACATCATCACTTTGAAATCCCACAGTTCTTGGCATTCGGAACGTGGATCGGTGGCGATCGAGACGGACACCCCTTTGTGACCGCCGAAGTCTCACGCAGTACGTTCGCGCGGTTGCGCCGAGCTGCGCTGGAAGGCCATCTCGCCGAGTGCCGGCAATTGCACAATCAAGTCGTGATGTCCGATCAGCAAGTGCCCTCCGACGATGGATTGCGCGAACGAATCGACCAATGTGTTCAACGCTGGTCCATGCTGGACGAACGTTTGGCTCCGGTTTCTCATTCGGAGACCTACCGTCGATTCCTGCGGATGCTTCAGTTCCGGTTGGAACAAACCCTTGGCACGTTGCAACGCGACACCCAGCAATCGGAGTCCGAGCCATCGCAAGACGCAGAAGCTGACACCGAAAGCGAAGCTGCGTTTGAATCACTGGCCGAATTCCGCTCCGATTTGGAGCTGCTCCGTGAGAGTATGTTGGTCAACCGAGGTCGCCGCGTTGTCGATCAATACCTGCAGCCTTGGATCGACTTGGTGGATACGTTTGGTTTTCATTTTGCGGCCCTGGATATCCGGCAAAATTCGGAAGTCCACCGCGAGTGCTTACGTGAAGTTGTTGCGGTCCAAACCGGTGCTTCACATCCACCGGACGACAAGGCACTCGCCGATTACCTTCGTCAAGATACCGTGCCCGAAGCAATCGACGTGGACGCGCTTTCAGAGACTTCTCGCGAAGTCTTCGACACATTTTTGCTGCTGGTCGAAGAATCCTCGCGCTGGGGAATGGCCCCGATCGGCGGCTACATCATCAGCATGACTCACTCGGCAGACGATGTGCTGACGGTACTGTCACTTTGGAAAACCGCTTGGGCACAGCGGCAGCGTGACGCCGAGCGGTTGCCGTACCTTCCGATCGTGCCGCTGTTTGAAACGATCGACGACTTGCGAAACGCGGCGGGTATCCTGCAAACACTGTTAAGTAATGCGAACTACCAAAGTTACCTTGGGAAGCTAGATCAACCCGAACAGATGGTGATGGTGGGCTATTCTGACAGCACCAAAGACGGCGGCTATCTGACTGCGTGCTGGGAACTTCACCAAGGCCAAGAAAAACTAGCAGCGGTCGCAAAGGAAAATCACGTGGATTTGACGGTTTTCCACGGTCGTGGCGGCGCGCTCGGTCGGGGAGGCGGCCCGGCAGCTAGAGCGATTCGGTCGCTGCCGCAAGAGGCCGTCAACGGGCGATTACGTGTGACCGAACAAGGCGAGGTGCTTTCCGAACGCTACGATGACCCCGTCATCGCTCATCGACACCTGGAGCAAATCATCAACGCGACATTGTTGGTGAGTGCGACGCCAAGCGTGCCACCGGACTCGGCATGGGTGGAAGGGATGGAGTTTCTGTCGGCGGAATCATTGTCGACCTACCGAAAGCTGGTTGAGCATCCGGAGTTCTTGCACTACTTCGACTGCGCAACCCCGATCGGAGGAATCGAGAATTTGCCGATCGGATCCCGTCCGGCAAGACGTGGAAAGCGACAATCACTCGGCGACCTTCGAGCAATTCCTTGGACGTTCGCGTGGACGCAATCGAGACACCTACTACCGGCGTGGTTTGGCATCGGTACTGCCGTAAGAAAGTTTGTCGACCAAAAGGATCCCGATTGGTCCGTCTTACGCTCAATGTTCTCCAGTTGGCCTATGTTTCGAGCGTTGATTGACAACGCGGAATTAGCTCTTGCCAAGGCCGACATGCAGATCGCGAAAATCTACGCCTCATTGATCAGCGACGAATCCAGCCAAGAAATTTGGCAGATGATTTCATCAGAGTTTGAAAGTAGCCGGGGTGCGATTTTGATGATTAAAGAGAATCATGAATTGCTGACCGATATCGAGTGGCTCCGAGCCTCGGTGTCGATGAGAAATCCCTACGTCGACCCCCTTAATCTGTCGCAAATTCATTTGCTCAGTCAACTCAAGTCGGGAGAGCAGGATGAGGAGCACACTAGCCTGTTGCGGCTATCGATCCAAGGCATCGCCGGCGGATTGCGCACGACCGGTTGA
- a CDS encoding helix-turn-helix transcriptional regulator gives MARNEQLIRQHKLLQLLELSRFGRTLDELRGDLVADLGLTKLHERTVRRDLEALQAAGFDIQSETVQRGRVFKLGQNTKDVHEIGISSTELIALSIGRELLYPLMGTQYWRGIETFWNKVQEAVPNGVFDHYARYRAALHVFGSPYKSYERQEGMLKTINRAILEHRLVEIDYQAIGKPVSTRRIEPYGLAVYQSSIYIVAATPQAEGDVAAAEKNARLRNWKLDRFRQARLLDEYFKPDSEIDLAKYLGSSIGIFSGDSPTKVQIKLGKRSAAYVREDPWHPEQVLEELDDEAAMLTVPASHPREILPRVLSLGADAEVIGPEEFRETVAEAVRTMAEAYR, from the coding sequence ATGGCAAGAAACGAACAGCTCATTCGTCAACACAAGCTACTGCAGTTGCTCGAACTCTCACGTTTCGGGCGAACGTTAGACGAATTGCGTGGCGATTTGGTCGCCGATTTGGGGCTGACGAAACTACACGAGCGGACGGTACGCCGTGACCTCGAAGCGTTGCAGGCGGCGGGCTTTGACATTCAGTCAGAAACGGTCCAACGGGGTCGGGTCTTTAAGCTTGGGCAAAATACCAAGGACGTTCACGAAATCGGAATTTCGTCGACCGAGTTGATCGCACTGTCGATCGGGCGAGAATTGCTGTATCCGTTGATGGGGACGCAGTACTGGCGAGGAATCGAAACGTTCTGGAACAAAGTTCAAGAAGCGGTCCCCAATGGAGTATTCGATCACTACGCCCGCTATCGCGCCGCGCTTCACGTGTTCGGATCACCTTACAAATCGTACGAACGCCAAGAAGGCATGTTGAAGACGATTAACCGGGCGATCTTGGAACACCGGTTGGTGGAGATTGACTATCAAGCGATCGGTAAACCGGTTTCCACTCGAAGGATCGAACCGTATGGCTTGGCGGTTTATCAAAGCAGCATTTACATCGTTGCCGCGACACCCCAAGCAGAGGGCGATGTAGCTGCGGCGGAAAAGAATGCGCGGCTGCGGAACTGGAAACTTGATCGATTTCGGCAAGCTCGTTTGTTGGACGAATACTTTAAACCGGATTCTGAAATCGACTTGGCAAAATACCTTGGCAGTAGCATCGGAATATTCTCAGGCGACTCGCCGACCAAGGTCCAAATTAAACTCGGCAAACGAAGTGCGGCTTACGTCCGCGAAGACCCCTGGCATCCGGAACAAGTCCTCGAAGAACTCGACGATGAAGCTGCGATGTTGACCGTTCCGGCATCACATCCACGCGAGATTTTGCCCCGAGTCTTGTCGCTCGGTGCAGACGCCGAAGTGATTGGCCCAGAAGAATTTCGCGAAACCGTTGCCGAAGCCGTCCGAACGATGGCCGAAGCCTATCGATGA
- the rsmG gene encoding 16S rRNA (guanine(527)-N(7))-methyltransferase RsmG translates to MSIIPEFAAALADHNIELDEEVTLRLQAYATEMWRWNEQLNLTRHTTWDLFVGRDLRDCLQVSKVIVEGEEVLDLGSGNGVPGIPLAILRPDIEVSLAESVAKRANVLAEMVAELELPVPVYASRGEELLDDFRFSTLMCRAVGSIAKLCRWVEPYWSNIDRMLLIKGPKWIEERKEARHLGLMGTLELRRVVAYPLGDDAEQAEGAILQVWPRNRQLQHSFPEQ, encoded by the coding sequence ATGTCCATCATTCCCGAATTCGCAGCCGCCTTGGCCGACCACAATATCGAACTCGACGAAGAGGTCACGCTGCGTTTACAGGCTTACGCGACCGAAATGTGGCGTTGGAACGAGCAATTGAATCTGACACGCCACACGACCTGGGATCTGTTTGTCGGTCGCGATTTACGCGATTGCCTGCAGGTCTCTAAAGTGATCGTCGAAGGTGAAGAAGTCTTGGATTTGGGGAGCGGTAATGGGGTCCCCGGAATTCCGCTCGCGATTCTGCGTCCTGATATTGAGGTTTCGCTAGCCGAGTCGGTCGCCAAACGCGCCAATGTTTTGGCCGAGATGGTCGCCGAATTGGAACTGCCGGTTCCGGTATATGCGTCACGCGGCGAAGAGTTGCTGGACGATTTTCGTTTCAGCACTTTGATGTGCCGCGCTGTCGGTAGCATTGCCAAATTGTGCCGCTGGGTCGAACCGTACTGGAGCAACATTGATCGGATGCTTTTGATCAAAGGCCCCAAATGGATCGAGGAACGTAAGGAAGCGCGACACTTGGGATTGATGGGCACGTTGGAACTGCGCCGCGTCGTTGCCTATCCACTCGGCGATGACGCCGAACAAGCCGAGGGCGCCATCCTGCAAGTATGGCCACGTAACCGACAGTTGCAACACAGTTTTCCCGAGCAGTGA
- a CDS encoding UDP-glucuronic acid decarboxylase family protein: MIERILVTGGAGFLGSYLCERLVDEGHDVICLDNFFTSQKSNVSHLLDRPNFELVRHDVTLPVFLEVDQIYNMACPAAPGHYQYNPIKTMKTSVMGAINMLGIAKRCGARILQASTSEVYGDPEVHPQTEDYRGSVNPIGIRACYDEGKRAAETLFMDYHRSNKVDVRIVRIFNTYGPRMHPFDGRVVSNFIRQALAGEDITIFGDGSQTRSFCFRDDLVDAIIGMMNHSDFIGPVNIGNPDEFTIKELAELVIEISGSSSKLVERPLPSDDPTRRRPDISLAKDKLGWEPKIKLAQGLERTIEWFKSINLSDYRPPTPNYH, from the coding sequence ATGATCGAACGAATTTTAGTAACCGGTGGTGCGGGATTTTTGGGATCCTATCTGTGCGAACGCCTGGTGGATGAAGGGCACGACGTGATCTGCCTGGACAATTTCTTTACCAGCCAAAAATCGAACGTATCGCACCTGCTCGATCGACCGAACTTCGAACTGGTCCGACACGATGTAACGCTGCCTGTCTTCCTGGAAGTCGATCAGATTTACAACATGGCGTGCCCGGCCGCCCCGGGGCACTACCAGTACAACCCCATCAAGACGATGAAGACAAGCGTGATGGGAGCGATCAACATGCTAGGGATCGCCAAACGCTGCGGCGCTCGGATCCTGCAAGCCAGTACGAGCGAGGTCTATGGGGATCCGGAAGTCCACCCGCAAACCGAAGACTACCGTGGTAGTGTCAACCCGATCGGTATCCGAGCGTGCTACGACGAAGGTAAACGTGCCGCCGAGACCTTGTTTATGGATTACCACCGCAGCAACAAGGTCGACGTACGAATCGTCCGCATCTTCAACACCTACGGACCGCGGATGCATCCGTTTGACGGCCGCGTCGTTTCGAACTTTATCCGTCAAGCACTCGCGGGCGAGGACATCACGATCTTCGGCGACGGGTCTCAAACTCGCTCGTTCTGCTTCCGTGACGACTTAGTCGATGCGATTATTGGGATGATGAATCATTCGGACTTTATCGGTCCGGTCAACATCGGAAACCCCGACGAGTTTACGATCAAAGAACTCGCCGAATTAGTCATCGAGATTTCGGGTTCGTCTAGCAAACTGGTCGAACGACCTCTCCCGTCGGACGATCCGACCCGCCGCCGACCGGACATCTCACTGGCAAAAGATAAGCTCGGCTGGGAACCAAAGATCAAACTCGCCCAAGGCTTGGAACGAACGATCGAGTGGTTCAAATCGATCAACCTCAGCGACTACCGCCCCCCGACGCCGAACTATCACTGA
- the panC gene encoding pantoate--beta-alanine ligase, whose amino-acid sequence MQIIDNTAEAHDFVRSCRRNDQSVGVVLTMGALHQGHLSLVEHSRKACDHTIATIFVNPTQFAPGEDLDQYPRTIERDVTLLGEAGCNAVLIPDVKDMYPAGASTSVNPPKVAEPLEGQFRPSHFGGVATVVLKFFQILPGSHAFFGRKDYQQCCVIKAMVEDFKIPIEIIDCPIVREADGLAMSSRNRYLSESDRRRARCLSMALADVQTAFDGGQRNVQALTDRLRERLSGAASNQSVDRLDYAVIVDPVTLQPIDKVTTSAVALIAAHVGTTRLIDNCVLDCHMSNHHNATTDPLR is encoded by the coding sequence ATGCAGATCATCGACAACACGGCCGAAGCACACGACTTTGTCCGTTCGTGCCGGCGGAATGACCAGAGCGTCGGCGTCGTGCTGACCATGGGGGCACTGCATCAAGGGCACCTTTCGCTTGTCGAGCACAGCCGCAAAGCGTGCGATCATACCATCGCCACGATCTTCGTTAATCCGACGCAGTTTGCTCCCGGCGAAGATTTGGATCAGTACCCGAGGACAATCGAGCGGGATGTCACCCTGCTCGGCGAGGCCGGTTGTAACGCGGTGTTGATTCCTGACGTGAAAGACATGTACCCGGCCGGTGCGAGCACTTCGGTCAATCCGCCGAAAGTTGCCGAGCCGCTCGAAGGGCAATTCCGTCCTTCGCACTTCGGCGGGGTCGCCACGGTTGTCCTCAAGTTCTTTCAGATATTGCCCGGCAGCCACGCTTTTTTTGGCCGAAAAGATTACCAACAGTGCTGCGTGATCAAAGCGATGGTAGAGGACTTCAAAATTCCCATCGAGATCATCGATTGCCCGATCGTTCGCGAAGCGGACGGGTTAGCGATGAGTAGCCGAAACCGGTATCTCAGCGAATCCGATCGGCGACGTGCGCGGTGCCTCTCGATGGCCCTGGCGGACGTTCAGACCGCATTCGACGGTGGTCAGCGGAACGTTCAGGCCTTGACCGATCGACTACGGGAACGATTATCGGGGGCTGCCTCCAATCAATCCGTCGATCGATTGGACTATGCCGTCATCGTCGATCCGGTCACCTTGCAGCCGATCGACAAGGTGACGACATCCGCGGTCGCATTGATCGCCGCCCACGTCGGCACGACTCGACTGATCGACAATTGCGTCCTTGACTGTCACATGTCGAATCACCATAACGCGACGACTGACCCTTTACGCTAG
- a CDS encoding bifunctional nuclease family protein: MPVEMQLARIIISELTESQVIYLREIDGDREFPILIGIFEATNIDRRVKEDDYTPPRPLTHDLVVQTAEALGARVHSVVISDLSNQTYFAQLRLETAEGQMVEIDSRPSDAIAVAVTFSPPLPIYVAEHVLDEATSSLP; the protein is encoded by the coding sequence ATGCCCGTCGAAATGCAACTCGCTCGGATCATCATTTCCGAGCTTACCGAAAGCCAGGTGATCTACCTTCGCGAGATCGATGGCGACCGCGAGTTTCCAATCTTGATTGGGATCTTTGAAGCCACCAACATTGATCGACGTGTGAAAGAGGATGACTACACGCCTCCGCGTCCGCTGACGCATGACTTGGTAGTCCAAACGGCCGAGGCCTTGGGAGCCCGAGTTCACAGCGTCGTGATCAGCGACCTGAGCAACCAAACGTATTTTGCGCAGCTACGTTTGGAAACCGCAGAAGGCCAGATGGTCGAAATCGATTCTCGCCCAAGCGACGCCATCGCCGTCGCGGTCACCTTCTCGCCACCGCTGCCGATCTACGTGGCCGAGCATGTGCTCGACGAAGCCACGTCGAGTCTTCCGTAG